A section of the Pimelobacter simplex genome encodes:
- a CDS encoding aspartate kinase, whose amino-acid sequence MGIVVQKYGGSSVADAAGIKRVAQRIVNTKKAGHQVVVVVSAMGDTTDELIDLANEVSPLPPARELDMLLTAGERMSMAVLAMAIHDLGHEARSFTGSQAGVITDAEHGKAKIIDVTPGRIQTAIDEGAIAIVAGFQGVSQTTKDITTLGRGGSDTTAVALAVALRADVCEIYSDVDGIFTADPRIEPHARKVPRISYEETLEMAAQGAKILHLRCVEYARRYDMPIHVRSSFSEKEGTWVVKAEDVAVPTEGEGSMEAAIITGVAHDRSQAKITVVGVPDKPGEAAAIFRAVADAQINIDMIVQNVSAAATSLTDISFTLPSGEGQTAMTALDRLKAEVGFDGLQYDDSIGKVSIVGAGMSSSPGISARFFEALSEAGVNIEMISTSEIRVSVVVAESQVQDAVNAAHAAFDLGSDEIEAVVYGGTGR is encoded by the coding sequence GTGGGCATTGTCGTGCAGAAGTACGGCGGCTCGTCGGTCGCCGATGCCGCCGGCATCAAGCGCGTCGCGCAGCGCATCGTCAACACCAAGAAGGCCGGCCACCAGGTCGTGGTCGTCGTCTCGGCGATGGGGGACACGACAGACGAGCTGATCGACCTCGCCAACGAGGTCTCGCCGCTGCCGCCCGCGCGCGAGCTCGACATGCTGCTCACCGCGGGTGAGCGGATGTCGATGGCCGTGCTGGCCATGGCGATCCACGACCTCGGCCACGAGGCGCGCTCGTTCACCGGCTCCCAGGCCGGCGTGATCACCGACGCCGAGCACGGCAAGGCCAAGATCATCGACGTCACGCCGGGCCGGATCCAGACCGCGATCGACGAGGGCGCGATCGCCATCGTCGCCGGCTTCCAGGGCGTCTCCCAGACGACCAAGGACATCACCACGCTGGGCCGCGGCGGCTCCGACACTACCGCCGTCGCGCTCGCCGTCGCGCTGCGTGCCGACGTGTGCGAGATCTACTCCGACGTCGACGGCATCTTCACCGCCGACCCGCGGATCGAGCCGCACGCCCGCAAGGTCCCGCGCATCTCCTACGAGGAGACCCTCGAGATGGCCGCGCAGGGCGCCAAGATCCTGCACCTGCGGTGCGTCGAGTACGCCCGCCGCTACGACATGCCCATCCACGTCCGCTCGTCCTTCTCCGAGAAGGAGGGCACCTGGGTCGTCAAGGCCGAGGACGTTGCCGTGCCCACCGAGGGAGAAGGATCCATGGAAGCCGCGATCATCACCGGTGTCGCCCACGACCGCAGCCAGGCCAAGATCACCGTGGTCGGCGTACCGGACAAGCCGGGCGAGGCCGCGGCCATCTTCCGCGCCGTCGCCGACGCGCAGATCAACATCGACATGATCGTGCAGAACGTCTCGGCCGCCGCGACGAGCCTCACCGATATCTCCTTCACGCTGCCCAGCGGCGAGGGCCAGACGGCGATGACCGCGCTCGACCGGCTCAAGGCCGAGGTGGGCTTCGACGGCCTCCAGTACGACGACAGCATCGGCAAGGTGTCCATCGTCGGAGCCGGCATGAGCTCCTCGCCGGGCATCTCCGCGCGCTTCTTCGAGGCGCTCTCGGAGGCCGGCGTCAACATCGAGATGATCTCGACCTCGGAGATCCGGGTGTCGGTGGTCGTCGCCGAGTCGCAGGTGCAGGACGCGGTCAACGCCGCGCACGCCGCCTTCGACCTGGGTTCGGACGAGATCGAGGCCGTCGTGTACGGCGGAACGGGGCGCTGA
- the eccB gene encoding type VII secretion protein EccB, giving the protein MATKKDLVEAYSFSRRRLVTAFVSGAPGGREVEPARPGRMIVGGVALAILLVAGAAIAGTLSQRAEVDWKKPGLVSDERGALYVILDQDLVPGEPTIRPVINVTSAQLILGADIKARKVPDKEIASQPKGPPIGILDAPATVPLADQLVNSRWTACTGTGLGVRAAVRERPGVTTTPDQGFVVTGTTSKKTYLIAEAEVPGHPRRAYRYLLPDLDSGPLTTALNVQPGNEIEVPDAWLELFPPGGALDAEGLGVTGLGEDAGLPSFPGAAVGDVFTKSGASYVITKAGPAELTEFAAGVLAGTRQPAVVTPKDGVGYRVVPDSPYAGASWPTDLISGSPGATQQVCAELVTAKGEQPAVVLATDPEGAVAADDVVPGAQEADVESGRGALVRSADWNTSADGTLHLIDDRGYSYQVAGRDELGKLGYDKVPAVVVPDVWNKLFEDGPELSIDAALCPPSRTRTCGT; this is encoded by the coding sequence ATGGCGACCAAGAAGGACCTCGTCGAGGCGTACTCGTTCAGCCGCCGCCGGCTCGTGACCGCCTTCGTCTCCGGCGCACCCGGTGGCCGCGAGGTGGAGCCCGCCCGGCCCGGCCGGATGATCGTCGGCGGCGTCGCCCTGGCGATCCTGCTCGTCGCGGGCGCCGCGATCGCCGGGACGCTCTCGCAGCGCGCCGAGGTCGACTGGAAGAAGCCCGGCCTGGTCAGCGACGAGCGCGGCGCGCTCTACGTCATCCTCGACCAGGACCTCGTGCCCGGCGAGCCGACCATCCGCCCGGTCATCAACGTCACCTCGGCCCAGCTGATCCTCGGCGCCGACATCAAGGCCCGCAAGGTCCCCGACAAGGAGATCGCCTCGCAGCCCAAGGGGCCGCCGATCGGCATCCTCGACGCCCCCGCGACCGTGCCGCTGGCCGACCAGCTGGTCAACTCGCGCTGGACCGCCTGCACCGGCACCGGTCTGGGCGTCCGCGCCGCGGTCCGGGAGCGGCCCGGCGTCACGACCACGCCCGACCAGGGCTTCGTGGTCACCGGGACGACCAGCAAGAAGACCTACCTCATCGCCGAGGCCGAGGTGCCCGGGCACCCGCGCCGCGCCTACCGCTACCTGCTGCCCGACCTGGACTCCGGGCCGTTGACCACGGCCCTCAACGTCCAGCCCGGCAACGAGATCGAGGTCCCCGACGCCTGGCTCGAGCTGTTCCCGCCCGGCGGTGCGCTCGACGCCGAGGGACTCGGCGTCACCGGCCTCGGCGAGGACGCCGGGCTGCCGAGCTTCCCCGGCGCGGCTGTCGGTGACGTGTTCACCAAGTCCGGCGCCTCCTACGTGATCACCAAGGCCGGTCCGGCCGAGCTGACCGAGTTCGCGGCCGGCGTGCTGGCCGGCACCCGCCAGCCTGCGGTGGTGACGCCCAAGGACGGCGTCGGCTACCGGGTCGTCCCCGACTCGCCCTATGCCGGCGCCTCGTGGCCCACCGACCTGATCTCCGGCTCGCCGGGCGCGACCCAGCAGGTCTGCGCCGAGCTCGTCACGGCCAAGGGGGAGCAGCCCGCCGTGGTGCTCGCCACCGATCCCGAGGGCGCGGTCGCCGCCGATGACGTCGTCCCCGGCGCCCAGGAGGCCGACGTCGAGTCCGGCCGCGGCGCGCTGGTCCGCTCGGCCGACTGGAACACCTCCGCCGACGGCACCCTGCACCTGATCGACGACCGCGGCTACAGCTACCAGGTGGCGGGCCGGGACGAGCTGGGCAAGCTCGGCTACGACAAGGTGCCGGCCGTCGTCGTACCGGATGTGTGGAACAAGCTCTTCGAGGACGGCCCGGAGCTCTCGATCGACGCCGCCCTCTGCCCGCCGTCCCGGACCCGGACGTGCGGCACCTAG
- a CDS encoding aspartate-semialdehyde dehydrogenase yields MGVNIGVVGATGQVGVAMRQILLERNFPVDQIRFFSSARSAGKVLAFGDREVTVEDADTADPTGLDIALFSAGATASRALVPRFVDAGVIVVDNSSAFRKDPSIPLVVSEVNPEAAAEVIAAGRGIIANPNCTTMAAMPVLKPLHEEAGLVRLIASTYQAVSGSGIAGVEELATGVTAAGDKARELAYDGEAVAFPEPGVYKKTIAYNVLPFAGNLVEDGLNETDEEQKLRNESRKILGIPDLRVSGLCVRVPVFTGHSLAINAEFASPLSAERARELLATAPGVELADIPNPLAAAGKDPSYVGRIRQDPGVDDDRGLALFVSNDNLRKGAALNTVQIAELIAATRG; encoded by the coding sequence ATGGGCGTCAACATCGGAGTCGTCGGCGCGACCGGCCAGGTCGGCGTCGCCATGCGCCAGATCCTGCTCGAGCGGAACTTCCCCGTCGACCAGATCCGCTTCTTCTCCTCGGCCCGCTCGGCCGGCAAGGTGCTCGCCTTCGGCGACCGTGAGGTCACTGTCGAGGACGCCGACACCGCCGACCCGACCGGTCTCGACATCGCGCTCTTCTCGGCCGGCGCCACCGCCTCGCGTGCGCTGGTGCCCCGGTTCGTCGACGCCGGCGTCATCGTCGTCGACAACTCCTCGGCCTTCCGCAAGGACCCGTCGATCCCGCTCGTCGTCTCCGAGGTCAACCCGGAGGCGGCGGCCGAGGTGATCGCGGCCGGGCGCGGCATCATCGCCAACCCCAACTGCACCACCATGGCCGCGATGCCGGTGCTCAAGCCGCTGCACGAGGAGGCCGGACTGGTCCGGCTCATCGCGTCGACGTACCAGGCCGTGTCGGGCTCGGGCATCGCCGGCGTCGAGGAGCTCGCCACCGGCGTCACCGCGGCCGGCGACAAGGCCCGCGAGCTGGCCTACGACGGCGAGGCCGTCGCGTTCCCCGAGCCGGGCGTCTACAAGAAGACGATCGCCTACAACGTGCTGCCGTTCGCCGGCAACCTCGTCGAGGACGGCCTCAACGAGACCGACGAGGAGCAGAAGCTCCGCAACGAGTCGCGCAAGATCCTCGGCATCCCCGACCTGCGCGTCTCGGGCCTGTGCGTCCGGGTGCCCGTCTTCACCGGGCACTCGCTGGCGATCAACGCCGAGTTCGCCTCGCCGCTGAGCGCCGAGCGGGCCCGCGAGCTACTCGCCACCGCCCCCGGCGTCGAGCTCGCCGACATCCCGAACCCGCTCGCCGCGGCGGGCAAGGACCCGTCGTACGTCGGGCGGATCCGGCAGGACCCGGGCGTCGACGACGACCGCGGCCTCGCGCTGTTCGTCTCGAACGACAACCTGCGCAAGGGCGCCGCGCTCAACACCGTGCAGATCGCGGAGCTCATCGCCGCTACCCGCGGCTGA
- a CDS encoding DUF5063 domain-containing protein yields the protein MSDTTRKSNDQLPGLAALEALIAVETETVRLADDIAASVRSFLDGLRVVAAEATGGQAVSLLLLQIGQISLTGARLGVHRDFAPRDEYQPDDGPDPDLDGLRLQLASLLGDLDTYSYVFDPYDPEVVEGLLSDDLTSIAADLAVGVRHHDAGDVEEALWWWQFSYVSSWGALAGSAMKALLSVVAHDRLDVDLDTTQELELVQVAAAALDSGEKA from the coding sequence ATGAGCGACACCACGAGGAAGAGCAACGACCAGCTCCCGGGGCTGGCCGCGCTCGAGGCACTGATCGCGGTCGAGACCGAGACGGTCCGGCTCGCCGACGACATCGCGGCGTCCGTGCGGTCCTTTCTCGACGGCCTGCGGGTCGTCGCGGCCGAGGCGACCGGCGGCCAGGCGGTCTCGCTGCTGCTGCTCCAGATCGGCCAGATCTCGCTCACCGGCGCCCGGCTGGGCGTGCACCGCGACTTCGCGCCGCGCGACGAGTACCAGCCCGACGACGGCCCCGACCCCGACCTCGACGGCCTGCGCCTCCAGCTGGCGAGCCTGCTGGGCGACCTCGACACCTACAGCTACGTCTTCGACCCCTACGACCCCGAGGTCGTCGAGGGCCTGCTCTCCGACGACCTGACCTCCATCGCGGCCGACCTCGCGGTCGGCGTACGCCACCACGACGCCGGTGACGTCGAGGAGGCCCTGTGGTGGTGGCAGTTCTCCTACGTCTCCTCGTGGGGCGCGCTGGCCGGATCGGCGATGAAGGCCCTGCTCTCGGTGGTCGCCCACGACCGTCTCGACGTCGACCTGGACACCACCCAGGAGCTCGAGCTGGTCCAGGTGGCGGCCGCGGCGCTGGACAGCGGCGAAAAGGCGTAG
- a CDS encoding SRPBCC family protein codes for MTTPTPTGRLVPNGDAHDLVLTRTLPGAPADAWAAVTEPERTARWFGRWEGVGAVGETVRLQLGFEEGSPWTDVTITECDEPRRLRVLTADEMGSWDLSVDLTAAEGREDRTELRFVMYRVAPDAVGEVGPGWEYYLDQLVASMTGAALPDFDDYFPAQRDYYAAQGDTV; via the coding sequence ATGACCACGCCTACGCCCACCGGCCGCCTCGTCCCGAACGGGGACGCCCACGACCTCGTCCTCACCCGGACCCTCCCCGGCGCCCCCGCGGACGCCTGGGCCGCCGTCACTGAGCCCGAGCGGACCGCCCGCTGGTTCGGCCGCTGGGAGGGCGTCGGCGCGGTGGGCGAGACCGTACGGCTCCAGCTCGGGTTCGAGGAGGGCTCGCCGTGGACCGACGTCACGATCACCGAGTGCGACGAGCCGCGCCGGCTCCGGGTCCTGACCGCCGACGAGATGGGCTCCTGGGACCTCTCCGTCGACCTGACCGCGGCCGAGGGCCGGGAGGACCGCACGGAGCTGCGCTTCGTCATGTACCGCGTGGCTCCGGACGCGGTGGGGGAGGTCGGCCCGGGCTGGGAGTACTACCTCGACCAGCTCGTCGCGTCGATGACCGGTGCGGCGCTGCCGGACTTCGACGACTACTTCCCGGCGCAGCGGGACTACTACGCGGCGCAGGGTGACACGGTCTAA
- a CDS encoding S8 family serine peptidase translates to MRHLATALAAVALSLAVPAPAPAAAGAGVAGVVGAAEPTGPDCPSVTEDYADQLTVGGSNAANERLQVPQAQEAARALSGKKAGAGVAVVVVDTPFSSPDAAQPGTSSGHGLAAAGIIGGRDQAAPVRVDVGIAPEATVLSESFYTAPASQRSDGEVVPMASGLAGTLDRIADQRSGAYRGRLVVLVPTQVPHSAALEKQVARLVASGALVVAASGDRPEAGTFPEQLADDKVGEDAAGIVWPAAAPGVLAVGVADPTAGTVLRSSRIDLAAPGAGAVSRGLNGGWCTLTTPSTHWAAAQVAAVAALVWSAHPDEDAATLTRRLEQTASGSGGRTSAVTGYGVVQPVEAVQRRIDTAPVPDADPMTPARPPREQADVLAGAREDAVWWGLGGGAALVVLIVLRPLLSRRR, encoded by the coding sequence GTGCGGCACCTAGCGACCGCGCTCGCGGCCGTTGCCCTGAGCCTCGCGGTGCCCGCACCGGCGCCCGCGGCGGCCGGCGCGGGCGTGGCGGGCGTGGTGGGTGCTGCCGAGCCGACCGGCCCGGACTGCCCGTCGGTCACCGAGGACTACGCCGACCAGCTCACGGTGGGCGGCTCCAACGCCGCCAACGAGCGGCTCCAGGTCCCCCAGGCCCAGGAGGCCGCCCGCGCGCTCAGCGGCAAGAAGGCGGGCGCGGGCGTCGCCGTGGTCGTCGTCGACACGCCGTTCAGCTCACCCGACGCCGCGCAGCCGGGCACCTCGAGCGGGCACGGGCTCGCCGCGGCCGGCATCATCGGCGGCCGCGACCAGGCCGCCCCGGTCCGCGTCGACGTCGGCATCGCGCCGGAGGCCACGGTCCTGTCCGAGTCCTTCTACACGGCCCCGGCGTCCCAACGCTCCGACGGCGAGGTGGTCCCGATGGCGTCCGGCCTGGCCGGGACGCTCGACCGGATCGCCGACCAGCGGTCCGGCGCCTATCGCGGACGCCTGGTCGTGCTGGTCCCGACCCAGGTCCCCCACTCCGCCGCGCTCGAGAAGCAGGTCGCCCGCCTCGTCGCCTCCGGCGCCCTCGTCGTCGCCGCCTCCGGCGACCGACCCGAGGCCGGCACCTTCCCCGAGCAGCTCGCCGACGACAAGGTCGGCGAGGACGCCGCCGGCATCGTCTGGCCCGCCGCCGCGCCCGGCGTCCTGGCCGTCGGCGTCGCCGACCCCACCGCGGGCACCGTCCTGCGCAGCTCGCGCATCGACCTCGCCGCCCCCGGCGCCGGCGCCGTCTCCCGCGGCCTCAACGGCGGCTGGTGCACCCTGACCACCCCCTCGACCCACTGGGCCGCCGCCCAGGTCGCCGCCGTCGCCGCCCTCGTCTGGTCGGCCCACCCCGACGAGGACGCCGCCACCCTCACCCGCCGCCTCGAGCAGACCGCCAGCGGCAGCGGCGGCCGCACCAGCGCCGTCACCGGCTACGGCGTCGTCCAGCCCGTCGAGGCCGTCCAGCGCCGCATCGACACCGCCCCCGTCCCCGACGCCGACCCGATGACGCCCGCCCGGCCCCCGCGCGAGCAGGCCGACGTCCTGGCCGGCGCCCGCGAGGACGCGGTCTGGTGGGGGCTCGGCGGCGGCGCGGCGCTCGTCGTACTGATCGTGCTGCGGCCGTTGCTGTCGCGGCGGCGCTGA
- the recR gene encoding recombination mediator RecR, with product MYEGVVQDLIDELGRLPGVGPKSAQRIAFHLLQADPADVRRLADVLIEVKDKVKFCSICFNVAEDDQCRICRDPRRDPSVLCVVEEYKDVVAIERTREFRGRYHVLGGAISPIDGIGPEQLHIRELLTRLGDGAVTEVILATDPNLEGEATATYLTRMLGPLGLRVTRLASGLPVGGDLEYADEVTLGRAFVGRQAAT from the coding sequence ATGTACGAAGGCGTCGTCCAGGACCTCATCGACGAGCTCGGGCGGCTGCCCGGGGTCGGTCCGAAGAGTGCCCAGCGGATCGCGTTCCACCTGCTCCAGGCCGACCCCGCCGACGTACGCCGCCTCGCCGACGTCCTGATCGAGGTCAAGGACAAGGTCAAGTTCTGCTCGATCTGCTTCAACGTCGCCGAGGACGACCAGTGCCGGATCTGCCGCGACCCGCGGCGCGACCCGTCGGTGCTGTGCGTGGTCGAGGAGTACAAGGACGTCGTGGCGATCGAGCGGACCCGTGAGTTCCGCGGCCGCTACCACGTCCTGGGCGGGGCGATCTCGCCGATCGACGGCATCGGTCCCGAGCAGCTCCACATCCGCGAGCTGCTCACCCGGCTCGGCGACGGCGCGGTGACCGAGGTGATCCTGGCCACCGATCCCAACCTCGAGGGCGAGGCCACCGCGACCTACCTCACCCGGATGCTCGGACCGCTGGGGTTGCGTGTGACACGTTTGGCAAGTGGACTTCCGGTGGGAGGTGACCTGGAGTACGCCGACGAGGTCACCCTGGGCCGAGCATTCGTAGGAAGGCAGGCAGCGACATGA
- a CDS encoding DNA polymerase III subunit gamma and tau has protein sequence MDSPLALYRRYRPETFAEVIGQEHVTEPLRAALAGNRVNHAYLFSGPRGCGKTTSARILARALNCERAPISDPCGECESCRDLARNGPGSIDVIEIDAASHGGVDDARDLREKAFFAPVKSRYKVYIIDEAHMVTTQGFNALLKLVEEPPPHLRFIFATTEPEKVIPTIRSRTHHYPFRLIPPRLLTSYLTELCEREGVAMEPAALPLVVRAGAGSARDTLSVLDQLLGGAGPQGVTYELASGLLGYTPDTLLDDVVSAFSAGDGSAVFGVVDKVIETGQDPRRFTEDLLRRLRDLVIISAVPDAAASGLLDVASDQADRLVAQATAFGRGELTRAADLVAAGLTDMRGATAPRLLLELICARILLPAADHTTEGVLARLDRLERRASISGTTSAEAAPAPAPAAVPAQDRPAPSRAERAAPELAEERPPAPAPAPAPVPVPVPVPVPAAAAPRRSPSPSPSRCGSPSRLPRPRPCRRRSRLPPGAASPSSTSAGSGRR, from the coding sequence GTGGACTCCCCGCTCGCGCTCTACCGCCGCTACCGGCCCGAGACCTTCGCCGAGGTGATCGGGCAGGAGCACGTCACCGAGCCGCTGCGCGCCGCCCTCGCCGGCAACCGGGTCAACCACGCCTACCTCTTCTCCGGCCCACGCGGCTGCGGCAAGACCACGAGCGCGCGGATCCTGGCCCGCGCCCTCAACTGCGAACGTGCCCCGATCTCCGACCCGTGCGGTGAGTGCGAGAGCTGTCGCGACCTGGCCCGCAACGGCCCGGGGTCGATCGACGTGATCGAGATCGACGCCGCCTCGCACGGTGGTGTCGACGACGCGCGCGACCTGCGCGAGAAGGCGTTCTTCGCGCCGGTCAAGAGCCGCTACAAGGTCTACATCATCGATGAGGCCCACATGGTCACCACGCAGGGCTTCAACGCCCTGCTCAAGCTGGTCGAGGAGCCGCCGCCGCACCTGCGGTTCATCTTCGCCACGACCGAGCCCGAGAAGGTCATCCCGACCATCCGCTCGCGCACCCACCACTACCCGTTCCGGCTGATCCCGCCGCGGCTCCTGACGTCGTACCTGACCGAGCTGTGCGAGCGCGAGGGCGTGGCCATGGAGCCCGCGGCGCTGCCGCTCGTCGTACGGGCGGGGGCGGGGTCGGCGCGCGACACCCTCTCCGTGCTCGACCAGCTGCTCGGCGGTGCCGGGCCGCAGGGCGTGACCTACGAGCTGGCCAGCGGGCTGCTCGGCTACACGCCCGACACGCTCCTGGACGACGTCGTCTCGGCGTTCTCCGCGGGCGACGGCTCGGCGGTGTTCGGCGTGGTCGACAAGGTGATCGAGACCGGCCAGGACCCGCGCCGCTTCACCGAGGACCTGCTGCGCCGGCTGCGCGACCTCGTCATCATCTCCGCGGTGCCCGACGCCGCGGCGTCCGGTCTCCTCGACGTCGCCAGCGACCAGGCCGACCGCCTGGTCGCCCAGGCGACCGCCTTCGGGCGCGGCGAGCTCACTCGGGCCGCCGACCTGGTCGCCGCCGGGCTCACCGACATGCGCGGGGCCACCGCGCCGCGGCTGCTGCTCGAGCTGATCTGCGCCCGGATCCTGCTCCCCGCCGCCGACCACACCACCGAGGGCGTCCTCGCCCGCCTCGACCGGCTCGAGCGCCGCGCCTCGATCAGCGGTACGACGTCCGCGGAGGCGGCGCCCGCGCCGGCCCCGGCCGCCGTACCGGCGCAGGACCGGCCGGCACCCTCGCGCGCCGAGCGGGCCGCGCCCGAGCTCGCCGAGGAGCGGCCCCCGGCCCCGGCCCCGGCCCCGGCGCCCGTTCCCGTGCCGGTGCCCGTGCCGGTGCCCGCTGCCGCGGCACCCCGCCGGAGCCCGAGCCCGAGCCCGAGCCGGTGCGGGAGCCCGAGCCGGCTCCCGCGCCCCCGCCCGTGCCGGCGCCGGAGCCGGCTGCCACCGGGAGCGGCCTCACCCTCGTCGACGTCCGCCGGCTCTGGCCGTCGGTGA
- a CDS encoding ArsR/SmtB family transcription factor, giving the protein MQGARAVADPVRREILELLHASPLPAGRIAEHFAISRPAVSKHLRVLVECGVVEATVTGRQRIYALRREPLAELARYLDRLLGPAFALPERFDALATEVARTSRERRTAAAAEPAAPEPTPAVKENSA; this is encoded by the coding sequence ATGCAGGGAGCTCGAGCGGTCGCGGACCCCGTCCGGCGGGAGATCCTCGAGCTGCTCCACGCCTCCCCGCTCCCGGCCGGACGGATCGCGGAGCACTTCGCGATCAGCCGTCCCGCGGTGAGCAAGCACCTGCGGGTCCTGGTCGAGTGCGGGGTGGTCGAGGCGACCGTCACCGGGCGACAGCGGATCTACGCCCTGCGCCGGGAGCCGCTGGCCGAGCTCGCCCGCTACCTCGACCGCCTGCTCGGCCCCGCGTTCGCGCTGCCGGAGCGCTTCGACGCGCTGGCGACCGAGGTCGCCCGGACCAGCCGCGAACGACGTACGGCCGCTGCTGCCGAACCCGCCGCCCCTGAACCCACCCCCGCCGTCAAGGAGAACTCCGCATGA
- a CDS encoding metallophosphoesterase, with protein sequence MGFARGLLRAAGAGGMLGTAVTSYALWEARQYTLRRYDIRTLPAGMRPLRVLHLSDIHMTPGQRRKQEWIRSLAALEPDLVIDSGDNLAHQGAVGPVLDSLGGLLDRPGVFVHGSNDYFEPRLRNPFAYLLPDNGKRHTHVPQLPWKNLTAGLTGAGWLDLTNRRTTLTVGETVLAFAGVDDPHLEYDDLAAVAGPADPDADVRLGIAHAPYLRVLDQFAADGYDAIIAGHTHGGQVCLPWPGGARTLATNCDLDAARARGLHRHPADSRPGDPGSSWLHVSAGIGSNPYLRIRVACRPEATLLTLLPRG encoded by the coding sequence ATGGGATTCGCGCGAGGCCTGCTGCGCGCCGCCGGCGCCGGCGGGATGCTCGGCACCGCGGTGACGTCGTACGCCCTGTGGGAGGCGCGTCAGTACACCCTGCGCCGCTACGACATCCGCACGCTCCCCGCCGGGATGCGCCCGCTGCGGGTGCTGCACCTCAGCGACATCCACATGACGCCGGGGCAGCGCCGCAAGCAGGAGTGGATCCGCTCGCTGGCCGCGCTCGAGCCCGATCTGGTCATCGACTCCGGTGACAACCTGGCGCACCAGGGGGCGGTCGGTCCCGTCCTCGACAGCCTCGGCGGGCTGCTCGACCGGCCCGGGGTGTTCGTGCACGGGTCCAACGACTACTTCGAGCCGCGGCTGCGCAACCCGTTCGCCTACCTCCTGCCGGACAACGGCAAGCGGCACACGCACGTCCCCCAGCTGCCCTGGAAGAACCTGACCGCCGGGCTGACCGGCGCCGGCTGGCTCGACCTGACCAACCGCCGCACCACGCTCACCGTCGGCGAGACGGTCCTCGCGTTCGCCGGGGTCGACGACCCCCACCTGGAGTACGACGACCTGGCGGCCGTCGCGGGACCGGCCGACCCGGACGCCGACGTGCGGCTCGGGATCGCCCATGCGCCGTACCTGCGGGTGCTGGACCAGTTCGCCGCGGACGGCTACGACGCGATCATCGCCGGGCACACCCACGGCGGCCAGGTCTGCCTGCCGTGGCCGGGCGGCGCTCGTACGCTCGCCACCAACTGCGACCTCGACGCCGCCCGCGCGCGGGGCCTGCACCGGCACCCCGCCGACTCCCGTCCCGGCGATCCCGGCTCGTCGTGGCTGCACGTCTCGGCCGGCATCGGGAGCAACCCGTACCTGCGCATCCGCGTCGCCTGCCGACCCGAGGCGACCCTGCTGACACTGCTGCCCCGGGGCTGA
- a CDS encoding YbaB/EbfC family nucleoid-associated protein yields the protein MSQNPFDALAGGLGGAGGPGGFDLGALLQQAQQMQDQLQEAQQRLADATVDGTVAGGAVTVTITGSGELTAVSISPDALDGTDAEALADLGDLVVAAFRDARTKVDALAEQMLGPLAGGMPDLGGLPGQGGPGPGQLGF from the coding sequence ATGAGCCAGAACCCGTTCGACGCCCTCGCCGGTGGTCTCGGTGGGGCCGGCGGCCCCGGCGGCTTCGACCTCGGCGCGCTGCTCCAGCAGGCCCAGCAGATGCAGGACCAGCTCCAGGAGGCCCAGCAGCGCCTCGCCGACGCGACCGTCGACGGCACCGTCGCCGGGGGCGCGGTCACTGTCACCATCACCGGTTCGGGTGAGCTGACCGCGGTCAGCATCAGCCCCGACGCCCTCGACGGCACCGACGCCGAGGCGCTCGCCGACCTCGGCGACCTGGTCGTCGCGGCCTTCCGCGACGCCCGGACCAAGGTCGACGCGCTCGCCGAGCAGATGCTCGGCCCGCTGGCCGGCGGCATGCCGGACCTCGGTGGTCTGCCGGGCCAGGGTGGCCCGGGCCCCGGTCAGCTCGGCTTCTAG
- a CDS encoding GatB/YqeY domain-containing protein: MSILKDRLRADLTTAIKARDDVRSSTLRMILTAVTNAEVAGKVAKELTDDEVLTVLASEGKKRREAAVAFEEGDRPEMAAKERAEAAVIQDYLPEQMGPEEIAAIVTAAVEKLGAAGAGPKAMGQVMGIVQPQVKGRADGAAVAAEVRRQLG; this comes from the coding sequence ATGAGCATCCTCAAGGACCGCCTCCGCGCCGACCTCACCACCGCGATCAAGGCGCGCGACGACGTCCGCTCGTCCACGCTGCGGATGATCCTGACCGCGGTCACCAACGCCGAGGTGGCCGGCAAGGTCGCCAAGGAGCTGACCGACGACGAGGTGCTCACCGTCCTCGCCAGCGAGGGCAAGAAGCGCCGCGAGGCCGCGGTCGCCTTCGAGGAGGGCGACCGCCCCGAGATGGCCGCCAAGGAGCGCGCCGAGGCCGCCGTGATCCAGGACTACCTGCCCGAGCAGATGGGCCCCGAGGAGATCGCCGCCATCGTCACCGCCGCCGTCGAGAAGCTCGGCGCCGCGGGCGCGGGCCCCAAGGCGATGGGCCAGGTCATGGGCATCGTCCAGCCCCAGGTCAAGGGCCGCGCCGACGGTGCCGCCGTCGCCGCGGAGGTA